DNA from Halobaculum sp. XH14:
AACGACTGATTCGGGCGGTTCTCCCGCACATGCTAGAACAGGGGACCGGTATCATCCACAACATGGGCTCCGGGACACCGGACACCGGACATCCTGGTCTATCTGGGTATTCCGCAACCAAAGGTGCGATCAAGGGGTTCACCCGCTCCCTCCGGCTCGAACTCCGACACACGGATGTCTCCTGTACGTTGATGATTCCGCCGTCCACGAACACGCAGATGACTGCAGATATCGAATACCCGGAGTGGATGACGGTCGAAGCCGAGGAAGTGGGTCGCAAGCTGGCATCCAAGATCCATTCGACCCAGTCGGTAATCACGCCCGACTGGAAAACAAGGGCCGGTTTATCGCTTACCCGATGGTTTCCCTCGATCTGGCGAAGAATGACGGCCGGGCTCGTCGAAAAGCCAGAATAGCGACACGAACGGCCCCATGTCGATCCCCGTTGACGAGGAAGCAACACCTCCCTCACATCGTGCACATGAGCGTCCGTGGATCACCGGCAGTGCGCTCATCGCCCCCGGCAAGGAAGGGTACTCACCATGTCCGGCCGGTCGCCGACGAGCGTCCTGCTGCCCACGATGAGGTGGACCGACGCCTGCGCGGAGCAAGCCGCCCAACTCGGAGACGACGACGAGCTACTGGTCATCCACGACGGCGAGGAAGGTCCCGTCACCTAGCGGGAGGATCTCCCCGAGCGAGTCCGACTCGTCGCCGTCAGTGAGCGGGAACCGATACCGGGAAAAGGCCACCGCCACCGGGATGGAGGCTGGTCGCGCCGAGCCGTTCCGCAAACTCCTCCGAGATATCCGCGGCGCTCACCGGTTCGTCATCGACCACGTGTCAGAGTTCCCTTCGACCGGCCTCGGCGACGGCGACAAACGCGCTGGCGGCGTCGTGGACGTGGAGTCGCGAACTGGTCACGTTTTCCGAGCCCTCGATGATCGTCTGCTCACCAGCCGATTTCCCAGCCGCCGGATGGGTGGATGGTCTGTCCGGTCACCCACCGCCCGTCGGCACTGACGAGGAAGGCGACCACGTCAGCGACCTCGTCCGCCCGTCCGCGGCGACCGAGAGGCGTCCGTTCGACCATCCGTTCGACCGTCTCGTCGCTCATCAGTAGCCCATCGGTGTCCGTGATCCCGGGCGAGACCGTGTTGACCCTGATGCCCCACTCGCCGAGTTCTTCGGCGAGCGCGATTACCATCCGCTCTCCCGCCGCTTTGCTGCCGGCGTAGGGACCGATTCCCGATCCACCCCGTGCAGTTCCCACGGTCGAGAAATCGACGATTCGTCCGCCCTCGGCGATGCGGTTCGCCGCCTCCCGGAGAACCAGGAAGGTTCCCTTCGCGTTAACGTCGAAGACGCGTTCGAAGTCCGCCTCCGCGAAGTCCGACAGTCGTCCGCAGATGGCAATTCCCGCAGCGTTGACGACGATATCGACGCGTCCGAACGCGGCTTCGGCCTCGTCGAACAATCGCTCGACGTCGTCCGCTTCGCTCACGTCTCCCTGGACGACGATCGCTTCGCCGCCGTCGGCATCGATCGCGTCGAGGGTGCCTTTCGCCGCATCCTCGTCGGCCACGTAGTTGACGAGGACGGACGCGCCGTCGTTCGCGAGTCGCTCGGCGGTCGCACGGCCGATGCCGCGCGAGGAACCAGTCACGATAGCCACATCCCCGTCGAGGTTGGTCATCGTCTGTGCGCCACCGTCCGTCCGATCGTGGTCGTCGTTTCGTTCGTTCATCACTGGCACGTTCCTTCGATATCGCCGTCGCGGGACCGCCCGGTTTTCGTCGCACCGAATCGAACGGTCGTCCGTGCGGTCGAGTGCCGTTCGGCAGTACTGCCATCGTTTCGTCGTTGGTTTCGTGTCATGTTTTCGAAGCGGTTGGTAACGTTCGCGTGGGAAGTGGATCGTTTGTCGACTCGATCTGGTCGTCCCGTACTTAGAGGAGGAGATTGAACGCGAGACCGACGGTGACGCCGATCGCAACGATGGTCCCGGCGTAGACGAGCAGCAATCGGCGATCGAAGAGCTTGTTCAGGAGGACGAGATTCGGGACGCTCACGCCCGCGCCACCGACGACGAAGGCAAGAACCGTCCC
Protein-coding regions in this window:
- a CDS encoding SDR family oxidoreductase translates to MNERNDDHDRTDGGAQTMTNLDGDVAIVTGSSRGIGRATAERLANDGASVLVNYVADEDAAKGTLDAIDADGGEAIVVQGDVSEADDVERLFDEAEAAFGRVDIVVNAAGIAICGRLSDFAEADFERVFDVNAKGTFLVLREAANRIAEGGRIVDFSTVGTARGGSGIGPYAGSKAAGERMVIALAEELGEWGIRVNTVSPGITDTDGLLMSDETVERMVERTPLGRRGRADEVADVVAFLVSADGRWVTGQTIHPSGGWEIGW
- a CDS encoding SDR family NAD(P)-dependent oxidoreductase, translated to MTTSNDEMVVVLTGANAGIGYHMLRVLAKDKHRIAALDIAGDNVRDVRDDYPGQVRYYECDVTDADDVDMAVSDIIDDWDRIDILVNNAGVARFAPFQERSMADTRREFEINFFGYQRLIRAVLPHMLEQGTGIIHNMGSGTPDTGHPGLSGYSATKGAIKGFTRSLRLELRHTDVSCTLMIPPSTNTQMTADIEYPEWMTVEAEEVGRKLASKIHSTQSVITPDWKTRAGLSLTRWFPSIWRRMTAGLVEKPE